One Oryza glaberrima chromosome 10, OglaRS2, whole genome shotgun sequence DNA segment encodes these proteins:
- the LOC127752976 gene encoding uncharacterized protein LOC127752976, protein MSDADYAKEFPILTVNGGNYRTWSMDCEINLTAMELSESIRRQGAGVAPLPMPKRAKALAFIRKHIHEDLKAEYLELREPLQLWEALRERYTAEKTAILPKARVEWAQLRFCDFKTVESYNSAVHRIISKLRFCNQVVTNEDMIEKTLDTFHPKNSMMQEQYREAKYTKYSKLIQSLLNAEVHSKLLMTNFNNRPVGSQPIPEAHVVH, encoded by the coding sequence ATGTCTGATGCGGATTACGCCAAAGAGTTCCCCATCCTCACCGTTAACGGTGGGAACTACCGGACCTGGTCCATGGACTGTGAAATCAACCTTACCGCGATGGAACTGTCAGAATCCATCCGACGGCAAGGAGCCGGTGTTGCCCCGCTTCCCATGCCGAAGCGGGCAAAGGCACTTGCGTTCATCAGGAAGCACATTCACGAGGACCTCAAGGCTGAGTACCTCGAGCTGCGTGAGCCTCTCCAGCTGTGGGAGGCCCTGAGAGAACGGTACACCGCGGAGAAGACTGCTATTCTCCCGAAGGCTAGAGTGGAATGGGCTCAGCTTCGGTTCTGTGATTTCAAGACCGTGGAAAGCTACAACAGTGCCGTGCATCGCATCATCAGCAAACTTCGTTTCTGTAACCAAGTTGTGACAAACGAAGACATGATTGAAAAGACTCTTGACACATTCCACCCCAAGAATTCCATGATGCAGGAGCAGTACCGTGAGGCTAAGTACACTAAGTACTCCAAGCTCATTCAGTCGTTGTTAAACGCTGAAGTCCACAGTAAACTTCTGATGACCAACTTCAACAATCGTCCTGTTGGTTCACAGCCTATTCCAGAGGCTCACGTTGTTCATTAG